From one Mya arenaria isolate MELC-2E11 chromosome 4, ASM2691426v1 genomic stretch:
- the LOC128231756 gene encoding vacuolar protein sorting-associated protein 53 homolog, whose translation MAGLEDDDNFDEEIFQETALLSFPQEVQNVLDEILPSDDPIDSPEFNPVDYINTLFPTEQSLSNIDDVVGKIRLKIRRLDDNIRGVVRGQTNVGEDGREALEEAQRAIQDLFSKIKDIKDKAEKSEEMVKEITRDIKQLDHAKRHLTASITTLNHLHMLVGGVESLTSLSRRRQYGDVANLLQGVQNVLEHFQPYMAIPQIRELADRVKQMQAELGTQIITDFEEAFQGSGAKYGPGNQRQLKEACFVVNILDPKVKRDLLTWFVRLQLSEYLVLFGENQDVAWLDKIDRRYAWIKRTLVDFEEKFGHLFPVDWEVSERICVEFCDITRKELHKIMGKRRSEIDVKLLLFAIQRTTNFESLISKRFTGVTIQTAQTKPAASKPAPARNPFEEQTYPEGNNPFAEDAGSAGESDDSKTPTKALSSPFIGIISKCFEAHLDIYIESQDRNLADLLTRFLEDFRQYGTPRIESEEGSNVLPSSADLFVCYKKCMVQCSQLSTGQPMIDLSRTFQKYLKEYALRILLNNLPKLSAQSSNMTSATGLIQSILKEGEVTKLTEEEQCRICSILCTAEYCMETAQQLEEKLKEKVDVELITKIDLNTEQDIFHNVISNCIGLLVQDLETACEPALTAMCKMSWSSVEAVGDQSGYVTAISGHLKAALPLIRDNLASSRKYFTQFCVKFANVFIPKFIGSLYKCKSVTAVAAEQLLLDTHSLKTVLLDLPSLGSSISRKAPASYTKIVQKGMTKAEMLLKVMMSHHEPAKAFIDNYIRLLNDSDISEFQKILEMKGLKRSEINTLLELYRAHLPVSMAIGRQVSMERTGSSGTMVTTPEPESSRIRKLEKLIKKRL comes from the exons ATGGCCGGCTTAGAAGACGATGACAATTTTGACGAAGAGATATTTCAAGAAACTGCATTGCTGTCGTTTCCCCAagaagttcaaaatgttttagacGAA ATTCTACCAAGTGATGATCCAATTGACAGCCCTGAGTTTAACCCGGTAGATTACATCAACACTTTGTTCCCTACAGAACAGTCATTGTCTAatattgatgatgttgttgGAAAAATACGACTAAAGATACG GCGTTTGGATGATAACATTCGAGGTGTTGTGCGGGGCCAGACCAATGTTGGCGAGGATGGTAGGGAGGCCCTGGAAGAGGCACAGAGGGCAATACAAGACCTCTTCTCCAAAATCAAGGACATCAAAGACAAGGCAGAAAAATCTGAAGAAATG GTAAAAGAGATTACTAGAGACATCAAACAGCTGGACCACGCAAAGCGCCACCTGACTGCTTCCATCACAACCTTAAATCATTTACACATGCTTGTTGGGGGAGTGGAATCACTCAC GTCACTATCACGGCGGAGACAGTATGGTGATGTAGCCAACCTGCTACAGGGGGTGCAGAATGTGTTGGAACATTTTCAGCCTTACATGGCCATACCCCAGATCAGGGAACTGGCCGACAGGGTCAAACAGATGCAGGCCGAGCTCGGCACACAAATCATCACCGACTTTGAAGAGGCATTTCAGGGATCTGGTGCTAAG TATGGTCCCGGGAACCAGAGGCAGTTAAAGGAAGCATGTTTTGTTGTGAACATTCTCGACCCGAAGGTGAAACGAGACCTGCTCACCTGGTTTGTCAGGCTCCAGTTGTCAGAGTACCTGGTGCTGTTTGGGGAAAACCAGGAT GTAGCATGGCTGGACAAGATAGATCGCCGGTATGCATGGATCAAGCGGACGCTGGTGGACTTTGAGGAGAAGTTTGGCCACCTGTTCCCTGTCGACTGGGAAGTCAGCGAGAGGATTTGTGTAGAGTTCTGTGATATCACCAG GAAGGAATTGCACAAAATCATGGGGAAAAGACGTTCAGAGATTGATGTTAAACTTCTGTTGTTTGCCATTCAGAGGACTACAAACTTTGAAAGTCTTATATCAAAAAGATTTACTGGAGTTACTATTCAAACTGCCCAg ACAAAGCCAGCAGCCAGTAAGCCAGCTCCAGCAAGAAACCCCTTTGAAGAGCAGACGTATCCTGAAGGGAACAACCCATTTGCAGAGGACGCGGGGTCAGCAGGGGAGTCGGATGATTCAAAG ACACCAACCAAGGCATTGTCTTCTCCATTCATTGGCATCATATCAAAGTGTTTTGAGGCTCATCTAGACATCTATATTGAATCACAGGATAG AAACCTGGCTGATCTGTTGACACGCTTCTTAGAGGATTTCCGCCAGTATGGAACTCCGAGGATCGAGTCGGAGGAGGGTAGTAATGTGTTGCCAAGCAGCGCGGACCTGTTTGTGTGCTACAAGAAATGCATGGTTCAGTGCTCCCAGCTGAGTACAGGGCAGCCGATGATTGACCTCAGTAGAACATTCCAGAAATATCTGAAGGAGTACGCTCTCCGTATCCTTCTCAATAACTTGCCTAA GTTGTCAGCCCAGAGTAGCAACATGACATCAGCCACCGGCCTGATCCAGTCTATCCTCAAGGAGGGTGAGGTCACCAAGTTAACAGAGGAGGAACAGTGTAGGATCTGCAGCATCCTGTGTACGGCGGAGTACTGCATGGAGACCGCACAACAACTTGAGGAGAAACTGAAGGAGAAGGTTGATGTGGAACTAATAACCAAGATAGACCTCAACACTGAGCAAGACATCTTCCACAA TGTCATTTCCAACTGTATTGGCCTGCTGGTTCAGGACCTGGAGACTGCTTGTGAGCCGGCTCTTACAGCCATGTGCAAG ATGTCCTGGTCGTCAGTGGAGGCAGTAGGGGACCAGAGTGGTTATGTGACGGCCATCTCTGGCCACTTGAAGGCAGCCCTGCCTCTCATCCGGGACAACCTTGCATCCTCGCgcaaatacttcacacaattctGTGTCAAGTTTGCCAA TGTGTTTATTCCCAAGTTCATTGGTAGCTTGTACAAGTGCAAGTCGGTGACAGCTGTTGCAGCTGAGCAG TTACTTCTTGACACACATTCCCTGAAGACAGTTCTACTGGACCTGCCTTCCCTCGGCTCATCTATATCCAGAAAGGCTCCAGCAAG CTACACTAAAATTGTGCAGAAAGGAATGACAAAGGCAGAAATGTTGTTGAAg GTAATGATGTCCCATCATGAACCAGCTAAAGCCTTCATAGATAACTACATCCGACTCCTCAATGACTCAGACATCAGCGAGTTCCAGAAAATACTTGAAATGAAG GGCCTGAAGAGAAGTGAGATCAACACTCTACTGGAGCTTTACCGTGCCCACCTGCCAGTCTCCATGGCAATAGGTCGGCAGGTGTCCATGGAGAGGACAGGGTCATCAGGCACAATGGTCACCACTCCCGAACCGGAATCTAGCAGGATACGCAAACTAGAAAAACTCATCAAGAAAAGACTGTAA
- the LOC128230192 gene encoding membrane-associated tyrosine- and threonine-specific cdc2-inhibitory kinase-like, with product MSAFQSPRPTPRFFQELQTFSTKKSRGTPRDSLPPKPPVKSAPPVSRIFPHRPVTRAQLVSFRSTTSQDSILSPGYNQHSRESYFSQCFQIISQLGVGSFGEVYQVRSKEDGKLYAVKKSRDRFRGESDRRRKLEEVAKQEKLPSHPNCVRIYRAWEERLTLYLLVELCKTSLSNYAETHHDIPESVIWDYLVDLLQAVKHLHDNNLVHMDIKPDNIFISQDGICKLGDFGLVIDLSKGNDFSEAQEGDPKYLSPELMNGKFGKPADIFSLGITILELASDLDLPRGGDGWHILRHGHMPDEFLRDKSFDLKYVIGQMLDPDPRCRPTADQCLAFPYVRKVLKRRRRDYMLKSAVATVKSSLHTLWAWFLAMFTLLTLPVQRLRYRFGKRRSSITSGTGSDTSHLDHSLSDDELFCNDVSITNNSIGAPLESSSSENSIMDPSPFKPPMRNAFTTPALRNRHYSHIPSPISSSPVAHGSRATPGHSASPVHNTREDSLDTSSLSWSDDDRPVTPTVGQAEDTPVNKSTIEPKNLMGMFDAASDEEC from the exons ATGTCTGCATTTCAAAGCCCTCGACCCACTCCGCGTTTCTTCCAAGAGTTGCAGACATTTTCAACCAAAAAG TCCAGGGGAACACCCAGAGATTCTCTTCCACCGAAGCCTCCAGTGAAAAGTGCTCCCCCAGTCAGTCGGATATTCCCACACAGACCTGTGACAAGGGCTCAGCTCGTCTCTTTCAGAAGCACCACTAGTCAAGACT CTATTTTGAGTCCTGGCTACAATCAACACAGCAGGGAATCTTACTTCAGTCAGTGCTTCCAGATCATCTCGCAGTTGGGCGTTGGCTCTTTTGGAGAG GTGTATCAAGTTCGCAGTAAAGAAGATGGAAAATTGTATGCAGTGAAGAAATCTAGAGATAGGTTCCGTGGGGAATCAGACAG GCGAAGAAAGCTGGAGGAGGTAGCCAAGCAGGAGAAGCTGCCGAGTCACCCTAACTGTGTGAGGATATATCGTGCCTGGGAAGAGAGGCTTACCCTCTACCTTCTTGTGGAGCTCTGTAAAACAAG TTTGAGCAACTATGCAGAGACACACCATGATATTCCAGAGAGTGTTATTTGGGACTATTTGGTGGATCTGCTACAG GCAGTGAAGCATCTCCATGACAACAACCTGGTGCATATGGACATCAAGCCTGACAACATCTTCATATCACAGGATGGCATCTGCAAGCTCGGAGACTTTGGGCTCGTCATTGACCTCTCCAAG GGTAACGACTTTTCTGAAGCTCAAGAAGGGGATCCGAAGTACCTATCTCCAGAATTGATGAATGGCAAGTTTGGCAAACCAGCAGACATATTTAG ccTGGGTATAACTATACTGGAGTTGgccagtgaccttgacctgccCCGGGGTGGGGATGGCTGGCACATTCTCCGCCACGGGCACATGCCAGATGAGTTTCTCAGGG ATAAGTCATTTGACCTGAAGTATGTGATTGGTCAGATGTTGGACCCGGATCCAAGGTGCCGTCCGACTGCTGATCAGTGTCTTGCATTTCCCTATGTCAGAAAG gTGTTAAAGCGCCGTCGTCGTGACTACATGCTGAAGAGTGCTGTGGCAACAGTAAAGTCATCCCTGCACACCCTGTGGGCCTGGTTCCTGGCCATGTTCACTCTGCTTACCCTTCCTGTACAGAGGCTGCGATATCGGTTTGGAAAAAGGCGATCCTCTATTACGTCTGGCACAGGATCAGACACATCCCATCTTGACCATAGTCTCTCTGATG atGAGCTGTTTTGTAATGATGTGAGCATCACCAACAACTCTATTGGAGCCCCACTGGAAAGTTCTTCATCAGAAAACAGCATAATGGATCCCTCCCCATT CAAGCCACCCATGAGGAATGCGTTCACGACTCCTGCCCTGAGGAACCGTCACTACAGCCACATTCCATCTCCAATTAGTTCATCACCTGTGGCACATGGATCAAGAGC TACTCCTGGCCACTCAGCGAGCCCAGTCCACAACACAAGAGAGGACTCCCTGGACACTAGTAGCCTGAGCTGGAGTGACGATGATCGACCAGTCACACCCACTGTCGGTCAGGCGGAAGATACTCCAGTGAACAAGTCGACTATAGAGCCTAAAAACCTCATGGGG ATGTTTGACGCTGCCAGTGATGAAGAGTGTTAA